From one Paenibacillus terrae HPL-003 genomic stretch:
- a CDS encoding glycosylhydrolase-like jelly roll fold domain-containing protein, whose protein sequence is MRNRLMEVLEGQEHNYILPFLWQHGEEEQVIRDEMARVHEAGIDAVCVESRPHPDFLGPKWWKDMDIIMEEARNRGMKVWILDDDHFPTGHAGGKVKEAPAELHRMFLGERYIDTIGPAQGTSLLLDTLLMCGLRPTISQPQHASGKNKLVSVTAVRRNPTDGTLLDDCVDITDLVHDGILYWDIPEGYWRVFIISENKDGGSKEQKDYLNPLDRDSARILLDTVYEAFYERYKADFGQTFIGFFSDEPGFYNDEKTFDFNSRPGKQGVPLPWSREMPALLEQALGAGYRKLLYLLWQDAGEQSKIVRFTYMNIISKLYADNFCGQIGAWCRARGVEYIGHVLEDNNVHARLGPGAGHFFRSLWGQDMSGLDVVLWQIVPGFDELSFRQPTGGETDSEFFHYGLAKLGVSLGHIDPKKLGRTMCEVYGAYGWTEGLKLMKWLTDHMLVRGVNYFVPHAFTQKAFPDPDCPPHMYAGGKNPQYRYYKQLNRYINRISHLISEGRHVATAAVVYHAEAEWSGAAMYFHKPVKKLMQHQIDCDILPIDALLETATVKGGKLHVHREDYECLIVPYAEALPVAMVQRLVQCAEQGLPVRFVEGLPVRSSEGIDVSAELSRLAEHRNVKVIALDKLVQELITAGHFDIRSGQYEPYLRNYHYSHDDLEVFMFFNESPHHTISTKIVLPVQGHVYAYDAFQNRLARLDANEEDDAKAVQLVLHPYESIVLLHGAIPEGYAVQRPEHPIGSEFELKGEWAVSIAEAEQYPHFQEWERLSALTNMSGPDGLPRFAGTFRYETEFAWNESASGALLELGEVYETAEVWLNGEQAGVRICPPYRFEIHDLIKQGTNKLVIEVTNTLVKEQRDFLSSFAQQEPSGLIGPVWVLYTMISED, encoded by the coding sequence ATGAGAAATCGACTAATGGAAGTGCTGGAGGGTCAGGAACATAATTATATCCTTCCTTTTCTATGGCAGCATGGTGAGGAGGAACAGGTAATTCGGGACGAGATGGCCCGTGTTCATGAAGCCGGGATCGACGCCGTGTGCGTGGAGTCCCGGCCTCATCCGGATTTTCTTGGACCGAAATGGTGGAAGGATATGGACATTATTATGGAGGAAGCCCGGAATCGAGGCATGAAGGTATGGATTCTCGATGACGATCATTTTCCAACGGGACATGCGGGAGGAAAAGTAAAGGAGGCTCCGGCAGAGCTTCATCGCATGTTTTTGGGGGAACGTTATATCGATACGATCGGTCCTGCCCAAGGAACATCTCTGTTGCTGGATACCTTACTGATGTGCGGGCTTCGGCCAACGATCTCGCAGCCCCAACACGCGAGCGGTAAAAATAAGTTGGTTTCAGTTACCGCGGTCCGCCGCAATCCAACTGATGGAACATTGCTCGATGACTGTGTCGATATAACTGACCTTGTGCATGACGGTATCCTCTATTGGGATATCCCTGAAGGGTATTGGCGAGTATTTATTATTTCAGAAAATAAGGATGGCGGCAGTAAAGAGCAGAAAGATTATTTGAATCCGCTTGACCGGGATTCGGCTCGTATTTTGCTCGATACAGTATACGAGGCTTTTTACGAACGGTACAAAGCGGATTTCGGACAGACATTTATCGGCTTTTTTTCAGATGAACCCGGATTTTACAATGATGAGAAAACCTTTGACTTCAACTCTCGACCGGGAAAACAGGGAGTGCCGCTTCCCTGGAGCCGAGAGATGCCAGCCCTGCTTGAACAGGCGCTGGGCGCCGGGTATCGTAAGCTCCTATATCTTCTCTGGCAGGATGCGGGAGAACAGTCGAAGATCGTACGGTTTACCTATATGAATATCATCAGCAAGCTCTATGCGGACAATTTCTGCGGCCAAATCGGAGCTTGGTGCAGAGCTCGCGGGGTGGAATACATCGGGCATGTTCTTGAAGACAACAATGTCCATGCCAGGCTTGGTCCCGGTGCCGGACACTTCTTCCGCTCGCTCTGGGGGCAAGACATGTCGGGCCTTGATGTCGTGCTGTGGCAGATCGTTCCCGGCTTCGATGAATTGTCTTTCCGCCAGCCAACGGGGGGAGAGACAGATAGTGAATTCTTCCACTATGGCCTCGCCAAACTTGGTGTGTCACTCGGGCACATCGATCCGAAGAAACTAGGTCGGACGATGTGCGAAGTATATGGGGCGTATGGCTGGACGGAAGGGCTAAAACTGATGAAGTGGCTTACAGACCATATGCTCGTTCGCGGCGTTAACTATTTTGTTCCGCATGCCTTTACCCAAAAAGCATTTCCGGACCCGGATTGTCCGCCGCATATGTATGCGGGCGGGAAAAATCCGCAGTACCGCTACTATAAGCAGTTAAATCGATATATCAATCGGATCAGTCATCTGATTTCGGAAGGTAGGCATGTGGCAACCGCGGCCGTGGTGTATCACGCTGAAGCCGAATGGTCTGGAGCAGCGATGTATTTCCATAAGCCAGTGAAGAAGTTAATGCAGCATCAGATCGACTGCGACATTCTGCCCATTGATGCTCTATTGGAAACAGCCACCGTTAAGGGCGGGAAACTGCATGTCCACCGCGAAGATTATGAGTGTCTGATCGTACCCTATGCAGAAGCGCTTCCCGTGGCGATGGTTCAGCGCTTGGTCCAGTGTGCCGAACAAGGATTGCCCGTTCGCTTTGTTGAAGGGCTGCCGGTACGATCAAGTGAGGGCATTGACGTGTCTGCCGAACTGTCAAGGCTTGCTGAGCATCGGAATGTGAAGGTGATCGCTTTGGATAAGCTGGTGCAGGAGCTTATTACGGCCGGACATTTCGATATTAGAAGCGGCCAATACGAACCGTATCTTCGGAATTATCACTACAGCCATGACGATTTGGAAGTGTTCATGTTCTTTAACGAAAGTCCGCATCATACGATTTCTACGAAGATTGTTTTGCCTGTCCAGGGCCATGTATATGCCTATGACGCCTTCCAGAATCGGTTGGCCCGTCTGGATGCAAATGAGGAGGACGATGCAAAAGCAGTGCAGCTCGTTCTTCATCCATATGAATCCATCGTGCTGCTGCATGGAGCTATACCTGAAGGTTATGCGGTTCAGCGGCCTGAACATCCGATTGGTTCGGAATTTGAGCTTAAAGGTGAATGGGCCGTATCCATCGCTGAAGCTGAGCAATATCCTCATTTTCAGGAATGGGAAAGACTGTCGGCTTTAACGAATATGAGCGGACCTGATGGCTTGCCTCGATTTGCGGGCACCTTCCGATATGAAACGGAATTTGCGTGGAACGAATCCGCGAGCGGGGCCCTGCTGGAATTGGGCGAGGTGTATGAAACGGCAGAGGTATGGCTAAACGGCGAGCAAGCGGGGGTGCGTATCTGTCCGCCTTACCGCTTCGAGATTCACGACCTGATCAAGCAGGGTACAAATAAACTTGTCATCGAAGTTACGAATACGTTGGTGAAAGAACAGCGCGACTTCTTGTCGTCCTTTGCGCAGCAGGAGCCAAGCGGGCTTATTGGACCCGTTTGGGTGTTATATACCATGATATCCGAAGATTGA